A single region of the Hyphomicrobiales bacterium genome encodes:
- a CDS encoding hypothetical protein (Evidence 5 : Unknown function), protein MAEHAWLKIDAGLRVYFCDPQGPWQCGTNENTNGLLRQYFLKGIDLSLRGPAEIAAVAAVINTRPRKTLDWRTLAEALGALPWKRIPLMGHTMACWRRCGQTV, encoded by the coding sequence ATGGCCGAGCACGCCTGGCTCAAGATCGATGCCGGCCTGCGGGTCTACTTCTGCGATCCTCAGGGTCCATGGCAGTGCGGAACAAACGAAAACACCAATGGGCTCCTGCGGCAATACTTTCTGAAAGGCATAGACCTGAGCCTGCGCGGCCCCGCCGAGATCGCTGCGGTGGCTGCGGTGATCAACACGAGGCCACGCAAAACGCTAGACTGGCGGACACTAGCTGAGGCGCTTGGGGCGCTGCCCTGGAAACGCATCCCGCTGATGGGGCATACGATGGCTTGCTGGCGGCGCTGTGGACAGACGGTTTAA
- a CDS encoding putative Protein-tyrosine-phosphatase (Evidence 3 : Putative function from multiple computational evidences; Product type e : enzyme) codes for MLPPAGPPLVSPPASTMCCSSAPAIRRALFWLRASCKKRMAVVAFGPSLPAASRRACDLFAVKGLQALDYPIEGFRSKSSEEFPQPGAPVMDFVFTIRDSAAGEACPIWPGQPMTAHWGIEDPATVEGADIDKEAPLRYLKARVSVFSALRLRASTASRSASCGPRPNRG; via the coding sequence TTGCTTCCTCCGGCTGGCCCACCGCTAGTGTCACCGCCCGCGTCTACAATGTGTTGTTCCTCCGCACCCGCAATTCGGCGCGCTCTATTCTGGCTGAGAGCGTCCTGCAAAAAAAGGATGGCGGTGGTCGCTTTCGGGCCTTCTCTGCCGGCAGCCAGCCGAAGAGCCTGCGACCTCTTCGCCGTAAAGGGGTTGCAGGCTCTTGACTATCCTATTGAAGGCTTCCGCTCGAAAAGCTCGGAGGAGTTCCCCCAGCCCGGTGCGCCAGTCATGGATTTCGTGTTCACCATACGCGACAGTGCGGCTGGCGAGGCTTGTCCAATCTGGCCGGGTCAGCCCATGACGGCGCATTGGGGGATCGAAGATCCCGCAACTGTCGAGGGTGCGGACATCGACAAGGAGGCCCCCCTCCGCTATCTCAAGGCCCGGGTTTCCGTGTTCTCGGCGCTCCGATTGAGAGCCTCGACCGCATCGAGATCGGCGAGTTGCGGGCCACGACCAAACCGCGGCTGA
- a CDS encoding putative Protein-tyrosine-phosphatase (Evidence 3 : Putative function from multiple computational evidences; Product type e : enzyme), with product MLFLRTRNSARSILAESVLQKKDGGGRFRAFSAGSQPKSLRPLRRKGVAGS from the coding sequence GTGTTGTTCCTCCGCACCCGCAATTCGGCGCGCTCTATTCTGGCTGAGAGCGTCCTGCAAAAAAAGGATGGCGGTGGTCGCTTTCGGGCCTTCTCTGCCGGCAGCCAGCCGAAGAGCCTGCGACCTCTTCGCCGTAAAGGGGTTGCAGGCTCTTGA
- a CDS encoding conserved exported hypothetical protein (Evidence 4 : Unknown function but conserved in other organisms) has translation MMAKARRRSMRAWSMPLGIAALLSLTNCVSSPVPVNVPTAKSVAGLSPSGTVTLTEAFVGGFVGGEGVLTFQGKKYPFRLIGSVIGPGGASKLVVAGDVYKLNDVAMFEGTYAQGTGKVGLETSGGSDLWLENKAGVIMHLTGASAGMTLSLGRDEIFIQMAEK, from the coding sequence ATGATGGCTAAAGCTCGTCGCAGGAGCATGCGCGCATGGTCAATGCCTCTTGGAATAGCGGCACTGTTGTCGCTTACCAACTGCGTGTCTTCGCCAGTTCCAGTAAATGTCCCGACCGCGAAGAGCGTTGCTGGGCTGTCGCCATCCGGCACCGTGACCCTTACCGAGGCCTTCGTTGGAGGCTTCGTCGGAGGAGAGGGGGTCTTGACGTTTCAGGGAAAGAAATATCCGTTCAGATTAATCGGCAGCGTGATCGGCCCCGGCGGTGCGTCTAAACTTGTCGTCGCCGGCGATGTCTACAAACTCAATGACGTCGCGATGTTCGAGGGCACATACGCGCAAGGCACAGGCAAAGTGGGTCTGGAGACGTCGGGCGGGAGCGATCTTTGGCTTGAGAACAAAGCTGGCGTGATCATGCACCTGACCGGCGCAAGCGCCGGGATGACACTCAGCCTCGGCCGTGACGAGATCTTTATTCAAATGGCGGAGAAATGA
- a CDS encoding hypothetical protein (Evidence 5 : Unknown function) has product MPDGDSPATLFAVGTFTGTGEDTQLVSDNSAAIPRGIDHARMLLRRALAIIRGSSWVAHCAGAKGSEMGRVHIITSERKPSPSDLTSNKMAVAECFRALHADNGIPRC; this is encoded by the coding sequence GTGCCGGATGGCGACAGCCCAGCAACGCTCTTCGCGGTCGGGACATTTACTGGAACTGGCGAAGACACGCAGTTGGTAAGCGACAACAGTGCCGCTATTCCAAGAGGCATTGACCATGCGCGCATGCTCCTGCGACGAGCTTTAGCCATCATTCGTGGATCCTCGTGGGTAGCTCACTGCGCGGGGGCGAAGGGTAGCGAGATGGGAAGGGTTCACATAATTACATCGGAGCGGAAGCCGAGTCCATCAGACTTGACGTCGAACAAGATGGCGGTGGCGGAATGCTTCCGGGCCCTTCATGCTGATAACGGAATCCCCAGATGTTAA